The Drosophila sechellia strain sech25 chromosome 2L, ASM438219v1, whole genome shotgun sequence region AAACGTGGCAACGCCAATGGCGTTGTATTTTAAATCTTAAGTTGATCAACGTGCAATGAAAATAAGAAATGGTTGAACTATATTTAACATAACTGTTCCCAACAGTGTTTGTAAAAtctaaaattttcatgcaaTGAGAAGTGTTTATCTGTACTACTGTTTACGATATGTACATGATATGCTTCTATATATAATTTCAATCCAAGTATTGTCATAGTTATCACTATAGCTTATagtatgttttaatttttatcgTAATCTGAAAATATCTagcatgttttttttttcagtaaaaatatatattatatcctATAAATTCTTATTAACAATATTACGCTGCTGTTCGGACTGAAGCATGGAAATTCACATTTAGTGCATTATAAACGTTCGTCTAAAGAGGTTCAATTTACTAAGCATGTTCCAGCTGAAAGTTTCAAGAAATACAGGGCCATCAGAGGGAtattcaaaaacaaattgaGAGCCAGAACACATCGCTAACGGATTCGTGGAAGAAGATCATTGCGGAGGATATAGAGAACAAAATCAATAGGCTAGAACTTAAGATGGAAGGTCAACTATCTGTCCTACATAAAGAATTGTCCAGTATAAAGACGTCGCTGAAGAATATCTCTTCGCAAATAAGCTTATTAATTAGGTTTAAGCGAATCGGATCGAGATATTTGCATATCGAAGAAACGGACAAACGAAGTTGGACTAGTGCTTTGAGCGCATGTCAGGAGATGGGAGGTAATCTAGCCTCAATTATAAATTAAGAAGACTTTAGTGCTATCGTGTCGCAACTAACCAAAGGCGTCAAATATAGGTTTGGCATTAGTGATCTGGCTAAAAAGCGCGAATTCATATCTGTGTCCTCCGGAAAGAGAGCACCTTTTCTGAAATGGAAGCCTGGGGAGCCAGTATACGATAATGACGGTCAGCATTGCATTAATGTACATAACGGTGCCATGTGGGTTGATTCTTGTACTCATGATATGAAATACATTTGCGAgcctaataaaaatattttgtaaacatatatattttgcaatGTGAAAAATACAAAGAGAAATCTTGTACAGATAATTCGTTAAACTTTTATTTAGCCATTgatgttttgtgttttttaacattatatatatacttgaGTATTTTAatcttcatttttttgttgcctttcGAGTGCTTCGCACATATCTATTTCATGACAAATCGTGTACGAAAAGTGCAATATGAAATTGGAATAAATTGCCTACTTGAAAATGCGTTTGTGATGAAAATCATGTACCACGTATATATCGTTAATCGGTATCAAGATCGATATCTCTATCGATAACTAAGGCTAGTTCGCAGTGAGTGTTTCGAGTGTTTTGTGTGAGTGTATAACGCATCGTTCGCTTAAAGACCTAGACTTAAGACtaaacaaacaatttgaaacAAACAGCCTAGATGGAAAACATACTTCTCGTACATCAGGTAGAAACAACATCAGAGGTAAGAATTACTCATCTATAGGAGTAATACCCCTATGAGCTGGGTTATGGAGAGGGGATGGGGGAGATTCGTTGCTTGGTAAACTTTGTCACGCGT contains the following coding sequences:
- the LOC116800339 gene encoding LOW QUALITY PROTEIN: accessory gland protein Acp29AB (The sequence of the model RefSeq protein was modified relative to this genomic sequence to represent the inferred CDS: substituted 1 base at 1 genomic stop codon), giving the protein MATEVGFLVSVLVFGLGLNFPRVFRLSLAQACQKKERIAYGNTTLLTPRVVGLSLFHSLPENLLLSANDSGFEAQFQEIQGHQRDIQKQIESQNTSLTDSWKKIIAEDIENKINRLELKMEGQLSVLHKELSSIKTSLKNISSQISLLIRFKRIGSRYLHIEETDKRSWTSALSACQEMGGNLASIINXEDFSAIVSQLTKGVKYRFGISDLAKKREFISVSSGKRAPFLKWKPGEPVYDNDGQHCINVHNGAMWVDSCTHDMKYICEPNKNIL